The DNA window CTTTTATATCTCGGCGCGGCAGCGCTCAGCGTTATCGGTTCGATTTTTGCCGGGATCTACACCAAGGTCACCCGCATTGCGCCGGAGAAAGCCAGCGAACTCGCGACCGCCATTCTCGACATCGGCGAGCGGATGGAACACGCCACTTCGCAGGATGCGCTCGACGCGTTGCAGGACGAACTCGAAGCCATCCTGCGCGGCGCGGTGATCGGACTGCGCGACGGCACCATCTCGAGCGACGGGCTGGATACGTTCAAGCTCGGCTATGAATTCGTCCGCGACGAGATCGCCATGCGGCGCGAGAGCCTGAAGCGCCGCGCCGGCCATGACGACAATGTGGTCATCGTCAAGACCGCGCAAAGCGCGTAGCCTTAAACTCTAACCCGCCGCCGCGTTCGCGCCGGCACCGAGTGCCCGCGCCCTGATCTCGGCGATGGTGCGCTTGAGCGCGACTTGGCGGGGATCGGGCATCGCGGCGGCGCGCGCCTCCGCGACGGCGCCGGCAAGATCGGCCAGCGGCAGCACGCCGTCGAAGGTCGGCTTGGCAAGGCCATCGATAATGGCATGCCAGTCCGCGAGGCCCTGGCGATAGACGTCGCCGTAGCCTCGAATCATATCAGCGGTCTGCACGATGGCGGACGCGGACTTTGGCTGCTTGGTCAGGCTGCGGTCGATCATGTGCAGCCAGCGTTCGACCCAGACCCGCTCCTTGGCATAGCGCACCGACAGCCGCCGCCATCGCCGCAAGCCCGCCTCGGCCTTCAGCCGGCGAATGCCCCACCGGTTTTTTGCACTGAAGCGGATCGAGATCGGCATGTGCGTCCAACCCATCCATTCCAGCACGTCCAGCACTGGGTCTGCGACAACAGCGGGGAGCGCACCGATCAGTTCATCAACCCGGAATTTGGCGATATTGTCGGTGGATCGAGCCAGCGGTTGGCCGCCCCCGACCTCGAATTCGGCGAGCTTCAACTGTGCGATCCGGATCGGATCCTCGTAGCTCATGCGCAGCGCCATCAGGCGCGCGATTTCACCGACCATCGCGTCATCGACTCCGCGACGTCCGACGAACCGCCGCACCCGGTTGACATAAAGCTGCGCATAACTGGGGCCCTGATAGTCGATCAGCCGGTGGATGCCGTCGCTGACGGTCGCCGCAGCGCCGGTGGGCAGACCGTCGGGCAGCAACGGCGGCGCGGCGTCGTCCTCGCCGATGAAATCGGCGAACAGATAGCGCAGCGAGGACATGACGCTTCCCACTTCCGCGCTCCCGGCCCTTAAGCGGGGTTCGGCGCAGCGGAGGCTGGGGCCGCCTGCTGCGCCAGCCGCTGCTCCAGCGTTCCGATGTTCTGAAACAGCCGGGCGCTGGCGAGGCGAAGAAAGTAAAACCCGAAGGCCGGATTCTGCACGTAGAGTTCCTCGACCTTGGTGTAGCTGACACTCAGGATCACACCGGCTTCGACGCATTCCAGCGTCTGGGTCCGCACGTTCGACGGCGACAGCATGCCGAGTTCACCGACAATGGCGCCGACCGGCAGCTCGATGCCCGATTCGACCAGCTTGAAGCGGCCGCTGACGATGTAGAGCATCTCCTCGGCCTTCTCGTCCTTGTAAAACAGCACCTCGCCGGCTTCGCATTTGCGCTCGGTCATGAACGGCTTCAGCCATTCCATCGACAGGTCGCTGTTGACCGATTTTTTGACGTCGCGCACCAACTGCAACATCTGGTGCAGCCGATACGAATTGAGCACCAGCAGCACCGAATGCACCAGCGCGGTCGGGTAATTATGGGTTGGAATCGAAGTCGCGATCAGGACGATGTTGGTGAGAATGCCGAAGATCCGCAACGGGATCATGGTCCGCATCGTCGCGGTCGCAACGACGAAAATCGATGCGAACAGAGTGCCGGCATGTTCCGCTAAATGTGATGTATCCATGAGGAGCCAACCGATTTTCCAGAGTGAATAATTCGCGGGGGTCGTGTTGCGGCGCTCGCCCGTCATCATAATGTCCGCGGGAGCTTTTGATATATGGGGAAAAAGCGGCGTTTTGTCCGGATTTGGGCCAATCCCGGCCAAAATCCCGGTCCCGCCCCTGGGGTCACTGAGCGATATCCGGCCCGGCGATAACGCTGTTTTCTTCACGTCGTTGACGGCCTCCCCCTGCTTGGGCACCTTGGCGGCCGGTCACGCACCGCATGGCCGTGTACTGATTTCCTCCACCGGCAGGCGCCCCTTCTGATGTCTAAGCCGCTCGATTTTCCCGGTCTGGCGCAATTCGTGGCCGCAACGGCCGGCCGCAACATGACCAAGGCGGCCTATGCCGCGGTCGCGATCGGCGTCGTCATGATGCTGCTGCTGACGGTCGATCCCTCCTATGAGGCCGCCCATCATTCGGTCGATGCGCTGTTGTGGGCGTGCCTGGCTTTCTTCGTGTTCGAATGGGTGGTCCGGCTTCGCCACGCCTTTCTGCTGCGGCGCGGCTGGAGCTACGCGCTATCCGGCCGCGGACTGGTGGACGCCGTCGCCGCGGCGGCCGTGCCGCTCGCCCTCATCCTCGGCGCTTCGCCCAAAACGGCGTGGCTGCTCGGCGTATTCTGGGTGCTCAAGGTGGTTCCGGGAATCCCGGGATTGCGCCAGTTGCGCCGGGTGCTGGTGCGGGAATCCGGACCGCTTTTGAGCGTGCTGGTGATTTTCCTGATGGTGCTGTTCGTGGCCTCGGTCGCGGTTTATTTCCTGGAACGCGACGTCCAACCGGTCGCCTTTGGCAGCGTGCCGGCGACGTTGTGGTGGGCGGTCGCGACGCTGACCACGACGGGATATGGGGACGTGGTGCCAATCACGCCGCTCGGCCGGCTGGTCGCGGCCGTGGTGATGATCTGCGGCCTCGGCGTGTTCGGGCTCTGGACCGGTATCCTCGCCACCGGTTTTGCCGCCGAAACCCGCCGCGACAATTTCCTCAAGACCTGGGAATCGGTGAGCAAGGTGCCGTTCTTTGCCGCGCTCGGCCCGGCGGCGATCGCCGATGTGACCCATGTGCTGCGCACCATGGACCTGCCGGCGCGCACCATGATTATCCGCAAGGGCCAGACCGGCGATTGCATGTACTTCATCGCCGCCGGCGAGGTCGAGGTCGATTTGCCGGGCAAGAAGGTGACGCTCGGGGAGGGCGCATTCTTCGGCGAAATGGCGCTGCTCGGCAACAATTTGCGCTCCGCCAATATTACCACCACGCAGGTGTCGAGGCTGCTGGTGCTCGATCTCGTGGACTTTCGCCTGCTGATGGCGCGGCATCCCGATCTCGCCGAGACCATCGATGCCGAGGCGAGCCGGCGCGCGCTGGAGAACAAATAATGCAGGGACATGCTTCCGGCGCCGCCGGGACGGCGAGCACGCCGGTGCTCGAAATCAACGGAACGCGCGCCACCATCCGCCTCAACCGGCCGAAGCATTTGAACCGCCTCCAGCCCGACGACCTCGATGCGCTGCTGACACTGTTCGACCGGATCGAAGCCGACCCGGCGATCCGGGTATTGGTTCTCACCGGCACCGGCCGCGCCTTCAGCGCCGGATACGATCTCGGCTCGATCGCCGAACGCGCCGGCGGCGCCGAGGAGCAGACCGCCGGATCGGCGTTCGAGATTGTCGTCAACCGGCTCGAAGACCTCGCGATACCGACGATCTGCCGGATCAACGGCGGCGTCTATGGCGGCTCGACCGATCTGGCGCTGGCCTGCGATTTCCGTATCGGCGTCGACACTTGCGAGATGTTCATGCCGGCGGCCCGGCTTGGGCTGCACTATTACAGCAGCGGCATCAAACGCTATGTGTCGCGGCTCGGCGTCGACAACGCCAAGAAACTGTTCCTCACCGCACAAAAAGATCGGCGCCGCGGAGATGTTGCGGATCGGCTATTTGACCGCGATGGCGCCGGCGGAAGGTTTCGACGCAGAGGTCGATCAACTCGCGGCCAATCTTGCGGCCAATGCGCCGGTCGCGATGCGCGGCATGAAACGCGCGATCAACGAGTTCGCCCGCGGCGCGCTCGACGAGGAAGCCGCCGACCGGCGTGCCCGCGACAGCATGCGCAGCGCCGAGATCAAAGAAGGCATCAGGGCGTTTGCGGAAAAGCGCCCGCCGAAGTTTTAGATGGCATTTGCTTGCGCAAACTCTCTCGGCCTCATCCTGAGGAGCGGCCACTTGGCCGCGTCTCGAAGGATGGGGCTGCCCTCGTCCTTCGAGACGGCGCAAGTGCGCCTCCTCAGGATGAGGGCGGATTGAAATCTTGATCGCATTAACATCGATGGCTGTCCCCGCCCGCTACTCGTCGACGAACGTAACGGTATCGGCGATGCCGGCGCGGGTGGTGCGGTAGCTGTTGGCCTTGTGCTCGCGGTCGGGGAATCCGAATGAAATGCCGCATATCACCCGCCGGTCATCGCCGAGCCCGAAATGCCGGCGCACCGATTCGGAATGAAACGCCAGCGCCGCCTGCGGGATCGTGGCCAGTCCCAGCGCCTGCGCCGCCAGCATGAAACTCGTGACATAGCCGCCGCAATCGATCGCGCCGTAGACGCCGAGCGCCTCGTCGGTATGAACGATGGCGACGTGGGGCGCGCCGAAGAAATTGAAATTCTCCAGCGCCTGCCTGGCGTAGCCCGCCTTGTCGCCGCGGGGTATCCCCAGCGAGTTGTAAAGCTGAAAGCCGCTTTCGCGCCGCCGCTCCAGGTAGACGCCGCGGTATTCGCGCGGAAACGGAAAGTCGCCGCTGTTGGGCTGGCCGCTGGTGGCGGCGCCGTACATCACGTCGCGGAATCTTTTCGTGGCCGCGCCGGAGGTGATCGCCAGTTGCCACGGCTGGCTGTTGCACCACGACGCAGTCTTCTGCGCCGCAGCCAATATGCGCTCGATGGTCGCACGCGGCACCGGGTCCGGCCTGAAGGCCCGGCAGGAAAATCGTGACGCCAGCAGGTGTTCGAGAACCGCGATCGGTTCTTGCTTTTGGTTTGTGGCAACGGATGTCATGACGAAACTTTCTGATAACCGCATTCGTTCCCCGGACGCAGCGCGTAGCGGTGCGCTGCCGAGCCGGGGCCCATAAGAGTGTTGTGGGTCCCGGCTCTGCGGAGCACCGCGAAAGGCGCTGCACCGCGTCCGGGACACGATAGATTACTACCGCCCCCTGGTCGGGATCTTGTTGAACGGCACATCCTTGTCGACGCGGATATCGCCGGGCAGACCCAGCACCCGCTCGGCGATGATGTTGCGGAGGATCTCATCGGTACCGCCGGCGATACGTGTTGAAGGCGACGACATCAGCATGGCCTGGAACTGACCGGCCGCTTCGGCGGTCTCGGGATCGGTGAGCATGCCGCTGGCGCCCTGCAGATCCATCGCATACATCGCGATGTCCTGCAGCATCGAGCCCGCGACCAGCTTGCCGATCGAATTCTCCGGCCCCGGGCGCTCGCCCTTGGACAGCGCGGAGATCGCGCGGTAGCTGGTATATTTCAGCCCGCTCGCCTTCACCGCCCAGTTGGCGAGCTTCGAGCGCGTGGCGCGATCGTCGATGGCGAGCCCGTCGTCGGTCATCAGATTGGAGCAAAAATCGAACAGCTCGGGCAGGCCGGTCGCAAGCCGCGCGCCGATCGACATCCGCTCGTTCATCAGCGTGGTCAGCGACACGTTCCAGCCGTCGCCGACCGCGCCCAGCCGCTGCGAATCGGGAATCCGCAAATCGGTGAAGAACACCTCGTTGAATTCCTGCATGCCGTTGGCCTGCTTGATCGGTTTGACCTCGACACCGGGACTTTTCATGTCGATGTAGAACATGGTCAGGCCCTTGTGCTTGGGCACATTGGGATCGGTGCGGGTGATGAGAATTCCATAGTCCGAATAATGCGCGCCCGAGGTCCAGATTTTCTGGCCGTTGATGATCCAGTGATCGCCATCGCGCTCGGCGCGGGTGCGCAGGCCCGCGACGTCGGATCCGCCGGCGGGCTCCGAGAATAGCTGGCACCAGATCTCCTCGCCGGAAGCGATCTTGGGCAGATAGCGCCGCTTGTCGGCTTCGCTGCCATAGGTCATGACCGTCGGACCGCACATGCCTTCGCCGATCTGGAACGGGCTGGTGAGTTTGAAGTAGATGCCCTCTTCCTGCTGCCAGATCACGCGTTCCACCGGGGTCGCGCCGCGCCCGCCATATTCCCTGGGCCAATGCAGGCAGACCCAGCCGCCTTCGGCCTTCCTCTTCTGCCACGCCTTGGCGACTTCGACGATATTGTGCTTCCTCAGCTTGATCCGCCCGAGCGAGGATTTGGAGAGTTCCTCCTCGAATTCCCTGGGCGCGTTGGCGTCGATCCACTTCCGCGCCTCGGCGCGGAACGCGGCTTCCTGCGGGGTGTCGTCGAAATTCATCGGGCTTCTCCTGTCCTTGAAGCGTTCCCCGGACGCTGCGCAACGCGAAGCGGTGCGCTGCTGATCCGGGGTCCATCAATTTTGAGCGCATTGTGGGTCCCGGACGCGGAGCAGCGCGAAACGCGCTGCTCCGCGTCCGGGACACGAACTATCTTCCCCTGGTCGGTATCTTGTTGAACGGAACATCCTTGTCGACCCTGATGTCGCCGGGCAGTCCGAGCACACGCTCGGCGATGATGTTGCGCATGATCTCGTCGGTGCCGCCCTCGACCCGGGTCCCGGGCGCGCGCAGCAGCATCGCCTGGAATTTACCGGTGGCTTCCGCGTCCTCCGGCCCGCTCAGCACGCCGGCGGCGCCCTGCAGATCCAGCGCATAGGCCGCGACATCCTGGATCATCGCGCCAGCCACCAGCTTGCCTATCGAATTTTCCGGCCCCGGACGTTCGCCTTTCGACAGCGCCGAGATCGCGCGCATGCTGGTGTATTTCAACCCGCTGGCGCGCACTGCCCAGTTGGCGAGCTTCGAGCGCACGCTGCGATCGTCGATCGCAGGGCCATCTTCCAGCATCAGGTTGCTGCAGAACTCGAACAATTCCGGGAAGCCGGTCGACACGCCGGCGCCGATCGACATCCGCTCGTTCATCAGTGTGGTTAGCGACACGTTCCAGCCGTCATTGACCGCCCCGAGTCGCTGCGCATCGGGAATTTTGACGTCGGTGAAATACACCTCGTTGAATTCGGACTGGCCGTTGGCCTGCTTGATCGGCTTGATCTCGACGCCCGGGCTCTTCATGTCCAGGAAGAACATGGTGAGCCCCTTGTGTTTTGCCACGTCGGGATCGGTGCGCGTCAGCAGGATGCCGTAGTCCGAGTAATGCGCGCCCGAGGTCCAGATTTTCTGGCCGTTGACGATCCAGTCGTCGCCACTTTTTTCCGCGCGGGTGCGCAAGCCCGCGACGTCGGATCCGCCGGCGGGTTCGGAAAACAGCTGGCACCAGACTTTTTCGCCTGACGCCAGCGGCGGCAGATATTTTCGTTTCTGGTCTTCACCGGCAAAGGCCATCATGGTCGGGCCGCACATGCCGTGGCCGATGATGAACATTCCGCTGAGTTTGCCGAAGGCGCCCTCTTCCTGCTGCCAGATCACCCGCTCGATCGGGGTCGCGCCGCGGCCGCCATATTCCTTTGGCCAGTGCAGGCAGGCCCAGCCGGCGTCGGCCTTTTTCTTCTGCCAGGCTTTTGCCACCTCCAGGATATTGGCGCCCTTGAGCTGGGTGCGGCCGAGCGAGGATTTTTTCAGTTCCTCCTCATACTGCTTCGGCGCGTTGGCTGCGATCCAGGCCTTGGCCTCGGCGCGAAACGCGGCCTCCTGCGGGGTGTCATCGAAGTTCATGGACGTTGCCCTTGCTCGTCATTCCGGACGATCCGCCCCGCGGATCGATCCGGAATCCAGAAGTTACTCAGCTCGAGATTCCGGGTTCGCAGCGTCCCGCTGCGCCCCGGAATGACTCGTAAAAACTAAGCCGCATTCCGCTTGCGCATGCGGTCGATCAGGGCGTCTTCCCAATAGGAGAGAGAGCCCAGCGACAGCGCCATCGCATTGGAACGGCGGTAGTACATGTGGCAGTCGAATTCCCAGGTGAAGCCCATGCCGCCATGGACCTGGATATTGTTCTTCGAGCAATGCTGGAACGCCTGCGTCGCGCTGATGCGTGCCGCGGCGGCGGCTTCCGGCAATTCCGAGGCGTTGGTCGAGAGCGCCCAGGCGCCGTAGTAGCAGTTCGACCGCGCCAGCGTCGCCGAAACGTACATGTCGGCGAGCATGTGCTTGACCGCCTGGAACGAACCGATCGGCCGGCCGAAGGCGATGCGATCCAGCGCATAGTCGCGGCCCATTTCCAGCGCGCGATCGGCGCCGCCGACCTGCTCGAACGCCATCAGCACCGCGGCGCGGTCGAGCACCTGCGAGAGAATACTCCAGCCTTCATTGGCCGGCCCGAGCGGCTCGGCCTTGCAATTCCTGAAGGTGAGTTCGGCCTGGCCGCGCGACGGATCGACATTGGTCAACGCCCTGGCCTCGACGCCTTCGGCTTTCATGTCGACCAGAAACAGCGAGATATCGGTCTCGCGGCCGGTCGAGCCGGTGCGCGCGGCAACGATAGCGAAATCGGCAATGGCGCCGTCGGGCACCGGTTTCTTGACACCGTTGAGACTGCCGCCGGATGCGGCGAGCTTGATGGCTTCCGGCGACGGATTGCCCTTGCCTTCGAACAGCGCCAGCGTGCCGATCGCGGCACCCGATGCGATCAGGGGAAGCCACTTCTGCTTTTGTCCCTCGCTGCCCGCGAGCAGGATCGCTTCGGCCGCGAGATAAACCGTCGACGAAAACGGCACCGGCGCCAGCGCGCGGCCCATCTCCTCGGCGATCACGCAGAGTTCGAGATGCCCGGCACCCGCGCCGCCGAATTCCTCGGGGATCGCGACCCCGAGAAAACCCATGTCGGCAAGCCCCTTCCACAATTCGCGGTCATAGGGTTCCTTGCCGTCGAGCACTACGCGCACCGCCTTGGGCGGACATTTCTCGGCAAGAAATTTTCGCGCCTCGTCGCGCAGTTGCTTTTGTTCGTCGGAGAAATCGAAATTCATGGCGCTACTCTGTTGTGAGAGACATCTTTTCGAATGCGTCGTCCCTGCGAAGGCAGGGACCCAATCCACCGGCGTTTGGGTTTCCCCCGGAACTAACTCCAGCCTGACATCGATCGTTCTCGGCGTATGGGTCCCGCTTTCGCGGGGACAATTAAACTACCTCGGCGCCATGCGGATGGCGCCGTCGAGGCGGATGGTCTCGCCGTTGAGCATCGCGTTCTCCACGATGTGCACCGCGAGATTGCCGTATTCGGAGGCGTCGCCGAGTCGCGCCGGATGTGGTACCTGCGCGCCGAGACTCTTGCGCGCTTCCTCGTTCAATCCCATCAGCAGCGGCGTCAGGAACAGGCCGGGCGCGATGGTGTTGACGCGGATCTTGTGCTGGGCGAGATCGCGCGCCGCCGGCAAGGTTAGCCCGACCACGCCGCCCTTGGAGGCCGAGTACGCAATCTGGCCGATCTGGCCTTCATAGGCCGCCACACTCGCGGTGTTGATGATGACGCCGCGCTCTTCGCCGATGGGCGCTTCCGTCAGCAGCCGTTCTGAAAACAGCCGCAGCACGTTGAAGGTGCCGATCAGGTTGACGTTGATGATGCGCGCGAACTTCGCCAGCGGATAGACGCCGTCTTTGCCGACGATGCGCTGCGATCCGCCGATGCCGGCGCAGTTCATCAGCACGCGGGCGATGCCGTGCGCGGCTTCCGCCTTCGCGATTGCAGCCTTGACCTGCTCCTCGTCGGTGACGTCGGCAACGACGGCGACGCCCTTGACTTCGGCCGCGACTTTCTCGGCATTTTCCTTACTCTGGTCGAGCACGGCGATTTTCGCGCCCTTGGCGGCCATGGCGCGCGCGGTGGCGGCACCGAGACCGGAGCCCCCGCCGGTGATGAGAACGGCAACATCTTTCAACTGCATGACAAAAACCTTTCCTTGGACGTTTCTTCTAAAGGTGGCGAATGGCGAGTAGCGAATGGCGAATGGAAAAATCGGAACTCACTATCTACGTCTGATTTCTTCCTCCCCTATTCGCCATTCGCTACTCACTATTCGCCATTCCCCCGCAAATCAGCGCTTCCATGTGCCTGATATATTGGCGGCAAACCTCATCGGTCACCGGCCCGACGCCGGTCGCGCGCGACATCGCGTGACGGCCGAAAAACAGGTGGTCGCAGGCGCCGATCAGGCTGGTGTAGAACAGCACCGGATCGATATTGCGGAATTCGCCCGCCTTGATTCCTTCGGCGAGCAGGCGGCGATGGAAGTCCAGCAGCGGCGCGACAAAGAATTTCGAGACCTCGTCGGCGGCTGCCGCGCTGCTCTCATGCAAGAGATAGTGGCTCAGCCGGTTCATGTAGGGAAACTGGTGATAGGCGCGGATGATTCCGGCGATGTGCAGCTTGAGTTTCGCCGTAGGCGCCATCGGCTGCGCCAGCAGGTATTCGAGTTGCGCCATTTCGGTGGCGGCATCGCGCGCCAACAGCGCCAGCAGCAGGCCATCCTTGTTGCCGAAGTGATACTTCACCAACGCAGCGTTGACGCCGGACTTCTGCGCAATGTCGCTCAGGGACACCTCGATCGAGGAGCGCTCGATCATCAACTCGCTGGCGGCGACGAGGAGCTTCTCGGCGGTGGTATTTTTCGCCGCCACAAGCCTGTTCTGTACGCTGGTATTCAACTGTGATCCCATCACCTGCCTGCCGGGAAATCCGCGCCGCAGATAACCCGATGCGGGAGCCGCACTCAAGAGTTAATTGATTGATTGACTAAATCCCGCGGCATCACTTAAATCCGCGCCGACCTTCAAACACCACCCATAACAATCAGGGAGAACGCTCATGGCCGAGGCCTATATCGTCGCCGCCGCCCGCACCGCAGGCGGCCGCAAGGGAGGACGGCTCGCCGGCTGGCATCCGGCCGATCTCGCCGCTTCGGTGCTGGATTCGCTGGTCGAGCGCAGCGGTGTCGATCCCGAGCAGATCGAAGACGTCATCATGGGCTGCGTGATGCAGGCCGGCGAACAGTCCAACAACATCGCGCGCAATGCCATCATGGCTTCAAAACTGCCGGAAAGCGTGCCCGGCACCTCGGTCGACCGCCAATGCGGCTCGTCGCAACAGGCGCTGCATTTCGCGGCCCAGGCCGTGATGTCCGGCACCATGGACATCGTGATCGCCGCCGGCGTGGAGGCGATGACGCGGGTGCCGATGGGCCTCGCCTCGCAATTGCCGGCCAAGAACGGTTTCGGCACCTACAAGAGCCCGAACATCGAGAAACGCTACCCGAACATCGTGTTCAGCCAGTTCACCGGCGCGGAAATGATGGCGGAGAAATACGGCCTCTCCAAAGACGAGCTCGACAACTACGCCTATGAGAGCCACCAGCGCGCCATCGCGGCGACCCAGGCCGGCAGGTTCAAGGACGAGATCATTCCGCTGCAGATCACCCGCGCTGACGGCTCGACCGACACCCATTCAATCGATGAAGGCATCCGCTTCGACGCCAGCCTCGAGGGCATCCGCAACGTCAAGCTGATTGCGGAGAACGGCAAGCTCACCGCCGCCAGCGCCAGCCAGATCTGCGACGGCGCTTCCGGGGTGATGGTCGTCAACGAAAAGGGTTTGAAATCGCTCGGGCTCACACCGATGGCGCGGGTCCATCACATGACCATGATGGGCGGCGACCCCGTGATCATGCTGGATGCGCCGCTGCATGCCACCGAGCGCGCGCTGAAGAAGGCTGGCATGGGAATCGACGACATCGACCTGTTCGAGGTCAACGAGGCCTTTGCCTCGGTGCCGACGGCATGGCTGAAGACCACTGGCGCCGATCCGGCAAAACTCAACGTCAACGGCGGCGCCATCGCGCTCGGCCATCCCCTCGGCTGCTCCGGCACCAAGCTGATGACCACGCTGGTCAACGCCCTCAAGCAGCGCAACAAGCGCTACGGCCTGCAGACCATGTGCGAAGGCGGCGGCATGGCCAATGTGACCATCGTGGAGCGATTGTAGGAAGAGGCGAATAGCGAGTGGCGAATAGCGAATGGTGAGCGGGTGAAGGGAACACGATCCCCTTCTTCCCTATTCGCCATTCGCTATTCGCCATTCGCCCCCTTGAGGAACCCCCATGACGCACCCGTCGATCCACGCCCGCACCCAGCCGGACAAGATCGCCTATCAGATGGCTGGCAGCGGCAAGGCGATCAGCTATCGCGAGCTCGATGAATTGTCGAACCAGGGCGCGCAGCTGTTTCGATCGCTCGGCCTGAAAGGGGGCGATCACGTCGCGTTCCTGATCGAGAACCGGCTGGCGTTCATGGAGATCTGCTGGGCGGCGCAGCGCAGCGGGCTGTATTACACCGCGATCAGCCGTTACCTGACCCAGGACGAGATCGCCTACATCGTCCGGGATTGCGGCGCGCGCGTCGTCATCACCTCGCCGACATGCGCCGACCAGATCAAGGGGCTGGTCACGGGCGCGCCTAATGAACCGGTGTTCTACATGATCGATGAGCCATTGCCCGGCTTTCGCTCATGGGACAAGGAAGCCATGGCGCAGCCGACCACGCCAATCGCGGACGAAGTTGCCGGCTATGACATGCTGTATTCGTCGGGCACCACAGGGCGGCCCAAGGGCATCAAGCGTCAGTCCGAGCACAACCCGATCGACCTGCCGAATCCGTTCCTGAAAATTCTCTGCGCCGATATGTGCGGCATGAAGGCCGACAGCGTCTATCTGTCGCCGGCGCCGCTGTATCACGCCGCACCCCTGCGATTCAACATGATGGCGATCACGCTCGGCGGCACCTCGATCATCATGGAATCGTTCGACGCCGAGGCGTTTTTGCGCCTCGTCGAGAAGCACAAGATCACGCAGTCGCAACTGGTGCCGACCATGTTCGTGCGCATGCTGAAACTCCCCGAAGAGGTTCGGCGGCGCTACGACGTCTCGTCGCTGAAGGGCGCGATCCACGCCGCCGCACCCTGCCCGGTCGACGTCAAGGCCAGGATGATCGAATGGTGGGGACCGATCCTGATCGAGTATTACGCCGGCTCCGAGGGCAACGGCGTCACCGTTTCCACCTCGCAACAATGGCTTGATCACCGCGGTACCGTCGGCCGCGCGGTGGTCGGCAAGGTCAGGATATCCGACGAGAACGACCAGGAATTGCCGGCGGGGCAGATCGGCACGGTGTATTTCGCCGACGCCCCGGTGTTTTCCTATCACAACGATCCCGAGAAGACGAAGCGGGCCTACAACGCCAGGGGCTGGTCGACGCTCGGCGACGTCGGCTATCTCGACGACGAGGGCTTTCTCTACCTCACCGATCGCAAGTCCTACATGATCATCTCCGGCGGAGTGAACATCTATCCGCAGGAGACCGAGGACGTGCTGATCACCCACCCCGAAATCGCCGATGTCGCGGTGTTCGGCGTGCCGAACGAGGAGATGGGCGAGGAGGTCAAGGCGGTGGTGCAGCCGCACGACATGGCGCGCGCGGGGAAGGAACTGGAAGCCGAACTGATCTTGTTCTGCCGCAAGCATCTGTCGCCG is part of the Bradyrhizobium erythrophlei genome and encodes:
- a CDS encoding acyl-CoA dehydrogenase is translated as MNFDDTPQEAAFRAEARKWIDANAPREFEEELSKSSLGRIKLRKHNIVEVAKAWQKRKAEGGWVCLHWPREYGGRGATPVERVIWQQEEGIYFKLTSPFQIGEGMCGPTVMTYGSEADKRRYLPKIASGEEIWCQLFSEPAGGSDVAGLRTRAERDGDHWIINGQKIWTSGAHYSDYGILITRTDPNVPKHKGLTMFYIDMKSPGVEVKPIKQANGMQEFNEVFFTDLRIPDSQRLGAVGDGWNVSLTTLMNERMSIGARLATGLPELFDFCSNLMTDDGLAIDDRATRSKLANWAVKASGLKYTSYRAISALSKGERPGPENSIGKLVAGSMLQDIAMYAMDLQGASGMLTDPETAEAAGQFQAMLMSSPSTRIAGGTDEILRNIIAERVLGLPGDIRVDKDVPFNKIPTRGR
- a CDS encoding DUF6537 domain-containing protein yields the protein MSSLRYLFADFIGEDDAAPPLLPDGLPTGAAATVSDGIHRLIDYQGPSYAQLYVNRVRRFVGRRGVDDAMVGEIARLMALRMSYEDPIRIAQLKLAEFEVGGGQPLARSTDNIAKFRVDELIGALPAVVADPVLDVLEWMGWTHMPISIRFSAKNRWGIRRLKAEAGLRRWRRLSVRYAKERVWVERWLHMIDRSLTKQPKSASAIVQTADMIRGYGDVYRQGLADWHAIIDGLAKPTFDGVLPLADLAGAVAEARAAAMPDPRQVALKRTIAEIRARALGAGANAAAG
- a CDS encoding cyclic nucleotide-gated ion channel; the protein is MSKPLDFPGLAQFVAATAGRNMTKAAYAAVAIGVVMMLLLTVDPSYEAAHHSVDALLWACLAFFVFEWVVRLRHAFLLRRGWSYALSGRGLVDAVAAAAVPLALILGASPKTAWLLGVFWVLKVVPGIPGLRQLRRVLVRESGPLLSVLVIFLMVLFVASVAVYFLERDVQPVAFGSVPATLWWAVATLTTTGYGDVVPITPLGRLVAAVVMICGLGVFGLWTGILATGFAAETRRDNFLKTWESVSKVPFFAALGPAAIADVTHVLRTMDLPARTMIIRKGQTGDCMYFIAAGEVEVDLPGKKVTLGEGAFFGEMALLGNNLRSANITTTQVSRLLVLDLVDFRLLMARHPDLAETIDAEASRRALENK
- a CDS encoding Crp/Fnr family transcriptional regulator; this encodes MDTSHLAEHAGTLFASIFVVATATMRTMIPLRIFGILTNIVLIATSIPTHNYPTALVHSVLLVLNSYRLHQMLQLVRDVKKSVNSDLSMEWLKPFMTERKCEAGEVLFYKDEKAEEMLYIVSGRFKLVESGIELPVGAIVGELGMLSPSNVRTQTLECVEAGVILSVSYTKVEELYVQNPAFGFYFLRLASARLFQNIGTLEQRLAQQAAPASAAPNPA
- a CDS encoding nitroreductase, translating into MTSVATNQKQEPIAVLEHLLASRFSCRAFRPDPVPRATIERILAAAQKTASWCNSQPWQLAITSGAATKRFRDVMYGAATSGQPNSGDFPFPREYRGVYLERRRESGFQLYNSLGIPRGDKAGYARQALENFNFFGAPHVAIVHTDEALGVYGAIDCGGYVTSFMLAAQALGLATIPQAALAFHSESVRRHFGLGDDRRVICGISFGFPDREHKANSYRTTRAGIADTVTFVDE
- a CDS encoding acyl-CoA dehydrogenase, which codes for MNFDDTPQEAAFRAEAKAWIAANAPKQYEEELKKSSLGRTQLKGANILEVAKAWQKKKADAGWACLHWPKEYGGRGATPIERVIWQQEEGAFGKLSGMFIIGHGMCGPTMMAFAGEDQKRKYLPPLASGEKVWCQLFSEPAGGSDVAGLRTRAEKSGDDWIVNGQKIWTSGAHYSDYGILLTRTDPDVAKHKGLTMFFLDMKSPGVEIKPIKQANGQSEFNEVYFTDVKIPDAQRLGAVNDGWNVSLTTLMNERMSIGAGVSTGFPELFEFCSNLMLEDGPAIDDRSVRSKLANWAVRASGLKYTSMRAISALSKGERPGPENSIGKLVAGAMIQDVAAYALDLQGAAGVLSGPEDAEATGKFQAMLLRAPGTRVEGGTDEIMRNIIAERVLGLPGDIRVDKDVPFNKIPTRGR